The genomic window CTACCGGTTCACCCTCGCGAACGAGCGCACCTACCTGGCGTACCTGCGAACCTCGCTCGCCTGCTACGCAGGCGGCCTGTCCGCCGTGCAGTTCCTCGACCTCGGTCCGGACCGCTGGCCGGCCCGGATCATCGGCATTGTGCTGGTCCTGACCGGGATCATCACCACGGCCGGCGCGTTCCGCCGCTGGCAGCTCAACCTGTCCGCGATCCGCCGCGGCGGCGCTCTGCCCGCGAGCCGGCTCCCGCTGATGCTCGGAGCAACGATCGCGACCGTGGGCCTGATCGGCTTGCTGTTCTCCCTCTGGCGATAACTGTGGCGATGAGCACACCCGATCCAGGGC from Kribbella jejuensis includes these protein-coding regions:
- a CDS encoding YidH family protein, encoding MSEEEEPDYRFTLANERTYLAYLRTSLACYAGGLSAVQFLDLGPDRWPARIIGIVLVLTGIITTAGAFRRWQLNLSAIRRGGALPASRLPLMLGATIATVGLIGLLFSLWR